A window from Citrus sinensis cultivar Valencia sweet orange chromosome 3, DVS_A1.0, whole genome shotgun sequence encodes these proteins:
- the LOC102613131 gene encoding protein TILLER ANGLE CONTROL 1, whose translation MKIFNWVHRKFNHNILKDGFARNVKKTESIAIDTNTKALLEQVALVDVLDGWRDGILTIGTFGFDPLQADDQQKEFFICESGEEEGEVLDFVNNNNDDDQVNSVNAEDEEVNPLIFTAFASNADLHGNDERADHHVIITLDAGVQITPFVASPRFDIDATDIDQGKKRRTTLADLFYEDSDTKKKPNPDEFEPNVGKKQSVRTKNGLSFAKKLIPHVKEDSRPIKKLHQMMRRMLKRKIHPEIEGKAPDGQNKASILERLGNKYHAGESVSLLQIPADATAV comes from the exons ATCTTCAACTGGGTGCACCGGAAGTTCAATCATAACATACTCAAag ATGGTTTTGCTCGAAATGTAAAGAAAACTGAATCCATTGCGATTGACACCAACACAAAAGCTTTACTGGAACAAGTAGCCCTTGTGGATGTGCTGGATGGCTGGCGAGATGGAATTCTAACAATTGGCACGTTTGGTTTTGATCCTCTACAAGCAGACGAccaacaaaaagaatttttcatcTGTGAAAGTGGAGAAGAGGAAGGTGAAGTGCTTGATTTTgtcaacaacaataatgatgatgatcaagTTAACAGCGTTAAtgctgaagatgaagaagtgAACCCACTGATTTTCACAGCATTTGCATCAAATGCTGATCTTCATGGAAATGATGAGAGAGCTGATCATCATGTGATCATAACCCTTGATGCTGGTGTCCAAATAACTCCATTTGTAGCTTCCCCTAGATTTGACATTGACGCCACAGATATCGATCAagggaaaaagagaagaacAACACTTGCAGACCTGTTCTATGAGGATTCTGATACTAAGAAGAAGCCAAATCCGGATGAATTTGAACCAAATGTTGGTAAAAAGCAGTCTGTTCGTACAAAGAATGGCCTTTCCTTTGCCAAGAAACTGATTCCTCATGTTAAAGAGGATTCACGTCCCATTAAGAAATTACACCAA ATGATGAGGAGGATGTTAAAGAGGAAGATCCATCCCGAGATTGAAGGCAAGGCCCCAGATGGTCAAAACAAGGCCAGCATTCTTGAACGTCTTGGCAACAAATACCATGCTGGTGAATCAGTTTCTTTACTTCAAATTCCTGCAG ATGCTACGGCTGTTTGA
- the LOC102613423 gene encoding cytochrome b5, which produces MAKVHDFQEVAKHNNRDDCWLVISGKVYNVTPFLEDHPGGDEVLLAATEKDATDDFEDVGHSDSAREMMEKYHIGEIDSSSVPAKRKYTPPQQAVNSPEDTGSAAKILQFLVPMLILGIAFAFRYFSKKEE; this is translated from the exons ATGGCCAAAGTTCATGATTTTCAAGAGGTGGCAAAGCACAATAATAGAGATGATTGTTGGCTTGTAATTTCTGGAAAG GTCTATAATGTGACTCCGTTTCTCGAAGATCATCCTGGTGGTGATGAAGTCTTGCTAGCTGCTACTG AGAAGGATGCAACAGACGACTTTGAAGATGTGGGTCACAGCGATTCTGCCAGAGAGATGATGGAAAAATACCACATTGGTGAGATTGATAGCTCCAGTGTTCCAGCAAAAAGGAAGTACACTCCACCCCAACAAGCAGTTAATAGTCCCGAAGACACTGGATCTGCAGCAAAGATTCTACAGTTCCTGGTACCGATGTTGATCCTGGGCATAGCATTTGCTTTCCGTTACTTTTCCAAGAAAGAAGAGTGA